A genomic region of Haliotis asinina isolate JCU_RB_2024 chromosome 1, JCU_Hal_asi_v2, whole genome shotgun sequence contains the following coding sequences:
- the LOC137285883 gene encoding uncharacterized protein: MSRVQPHHASISSDENKETTMSKSVLHILNPVLTFMRICGACTGPNVTVENIACSDYRFRLRHKKNWFQLLYCVFGNSYIWIFTGMLAYKLVFFKPMSREWIIAFQFLAMNITTSSAYTWSSMNFRDGSYQSWVKDFYLYEQSYGVHENMKNMVKKSRILVALVMFFGICIPGFMSTYALSIREVGDIVCVVDGTLSWWNYLIPVINYFILCTTLSSSAIQLVIGSYCLCSELDVINTNMERCVDQYIKRQESQRIQSQTAPDCHNERNEELKDIIGRHKHMSSLISRFGNFIAFYVCIGLFMSLPLSCFSLYVIMTRVESQSNVALCTFILLVTGLGCITFSILGATVNVKAHTALQCMLKIPTNDLSESTMSAVNQFTSLLTGTTIGYNVYGLFTISPPTLLTIVGTLVTYVVVVLQFRQPDSQTSLSILCQDLLPNVTLLLGDIRKGSSGS; encoded by the exons ATGTCTCGTGTTCAGCCACACCATGCATCGATTTCGTCTGATGAGAACAAAGAAACAACGATGTCCAAGTCTGTTCTACACATTCTGAACCCAGTGCTAACCTTCATGCGTATTTGTGGAGCATGCACTGGTCCAAATGTTACTGTGGAGAATATTGCATGCAGTGACTACCGTTTCAGGCTTCGTCACAAAAAGAACTGGTTCCAACTACTTTATTGCGTTTTCGGAAACTCGTATATTTGGATTTTCACCGGAATGCTCGCTTATAAACTTGTATTTTTTAAACCAATGTCAAGAGAATGGATCATAGCTTTCCAATTTCTGGCTATGAATATCACAACATCTAGTGCTTATACATGGTCCTCAATGAACTTTCGGGATGGATCTTATCAATCTTGGGTGAAGGATTTCTACTTGTATGAACAAAGCTACGGTgttcatgaaaatatgaaaaatatggttAAGAAAAGTAGGATACTTGTAGCGCTTGTGATGTTCTTTGGGATTTGTATACCTGGTTTCATGTCAACGTATGCCCTGTCCATCCGCGAAGTTGGAGATATTGTATGTGTTGTCGATGGAACTTTGAGTTGGTGGAACTATTTAATACCAGTGatcaattatttcattttgtgtacTACACTGTCGAGCTCTGCTATTCAGTTAGTGATTGGATCATACTGTCTGTGTTCGGAACTTGACGTGATAAACACCAATATGGAACGATGCGTTGACCAATACATAAAGCGTCAAGAAAGCCAGAGAATCCAGTCACAAACTGCACCTGATTGCCACAATGAAAGAAACGAAGAACTGAAGGACATAATAGGAAGACATAAGCACATGAGCAGTTTAATATCTAGATTTGGTAACTTCATTGCCTTCTACGTGTGTATAGGATTGTTCATGTCACTCCCTCTGTCATGCTTTTCACTTTATGTCATTATGACACGCGTGGAATCACAAAGTAATGTTGCTCTGTGTACCTTTATCCTGCTGGTCACTGGCCTGGGATGCATCACTTTTTCCATACTAGGCGCGACAGTGAACGTAAAG GCACATACTGCTCTTCAATGCATGCTGAAGATCCCAACAAACGACCTCAGCGAATCAACCATGAGTGCA GTGAACCAGTTCACAAGCCTACTGACTGGGACAACAATTGGGTACAACGTGTATGGCCTCTTTACTATCAGTCCACCGACTCTGCTGACT ATTGTTGGAACTTTGGTAACCTACGTTGTGGTGGTTCTGCAGTTTCGTCAACCGGACTCTCAGACAAGCCTCAGCATTTTGTGTCAAGATCTACTGCCTAATGTTACCCTACTGTTGGGGGATATTCGTAAAGGATCATCGGGTTCATAA